The genomic segment AATTCCTCACGTCTGTACTCAAGCGAGACGCCTTGACGACGTGTCGGACGATAAAGTGGCGAACCGACACGTTACCTGTTTTTTAAGCTTTTGCTCACCTTGTTTCGCCACAGGGGCAACACAGTCTTGCAGTTCTACACAGGCACCATAGAACTTGTTTTGTTCAATGAGCAGCTGAGGATTGTCATTGGTAGGGAAGATTTAGACAATAGCATATTTTAGCTAGTAGCTATATATTAATATGAGACTGTATTGGATCACTTGTCAGCTCTTGTTTGTCACTGTGCTTATAGGTATACAATAGCtagctgtatttatttattttttctaaacTGCATCTTAGTAGTGTGTGGGCCATACTTGATGCACCCTACTTAGAACATTTATGTTTATCTAAAAACATAAGTAAAAGCATGTGCTCACATGCTGTGCCCTCAGACAGAAGAGAatttttattgtgattttcGGGTTACCTGCGAGGCCAGGACGTGTTGCTGCAGATGGAAGGGCAGGCCCGAAGCCCCCGCCAGGCTCTGAGGGGAGGAGGCCATGCTGCTGGTGTCCATGGTGCTCACGCCTCCCGTGGACACGGCGGCCAGTAAGGGGCCCATCCCCGCGGCCATGTTTGAGAAGGCGCCGCCCATGTTGAACTGACTCGGGTGCAGGAGGAAGGGGTGCGCGCTCCCCAAGTGGTTGAAAAACTGCTGTCCCGTCAGGCCGCCGGCAAATCCGAAGTTGGGCATGTGGCTGTGAGggcccatgtgcgggccctCCGTCTGCACATTCAACGGCGCAAAGGCGTCCTTGCCCGGCGGCCGGCAATCGTCCTCCTTGGCCGGGTCCAGGCTCGGGCTCTTCACGTCCTCCCCGGAGCGAGTGGTGCTGGAGATGACGGTGATGGGGCTCTGTCGAGAGTCCGCCCGGCCTCGATCGGTCCTCGGGCTGCCCACGTCGCGGGTTCGGCCGGGGGggtcgccgccgaggacgccgcctccCCCGAACAGGTGGCCCTTAGCCGGGCTAGTGTCGTGCTCTTTGGCGTCCTCCGTCGTAGTGGAAATCTTGTTAGAGTCTGGACCGTCTTTGACGTGGCCGTCTTTGCTCTCGTCGTCGCTGTCCTCGTCGCTGTCACAAAAGTctgcaccccccccaaaaagattTCAGTACATCAACAGGTCGCTAAATTGAAGCTCCACTATAATTAGCTGGCCCAGGACGTAAACAAACTATGCACCTGCTGAATATGTGTTGCATTGGGTTGGTGTAAAACTACTAGTCAACTTTTTAATGTCTATTTTTAAAACTATTTCTGTCACCTCATCCGTTTTTTTGTTACTTTTAGGATTCCTAGATTTTGTGCTGTGTGAATGAACCTCTTGTGTAAATCAACCCTGCTCAGCTCTTGTCGTGTAAATTCCATTTTTAATCCATAATGCTCATTGTAAAAGTAAAATCAACATTGCATGATCAATCAATTTTATTCGCAGAAATGATGGGCCCATGCATGGATGCGCGAGTCGGCTCTGTTACGTGCCAATAAGTTTTACCATAGTCATAAAAAATATTGACCGGCATTATTGCACAAACATTTTTGTCTGTGCATGTTACTTTTTAAGTGTTATTCATTCCATGCTTCTCATATTTTGGCAGCATCGTTCAAAATGATAGAAACACTTCTCAACATGACAGCACGGTTCAAACTGCAAGCACAAGAATGACGTTATATGAATACTTTTATAATATATAGCAGAAAATTAACCAGCAGAAGTGCGATGAAGCTGATTAGAGGGGTACCTAATGCTATGTCCCGTGAGCGAAATAAATCTGCTTTTAATTAGTATTTATCTATAGATACCTTTATGGCCAATCAGTTGTTCTTGTATTATATCTGAcggtgcaagtgtacctaatagcgTGACCTCCTAGCTGTCAGAATCAGGGGTACAAGATGATGACGTCATCATCCAACCTACAATTCTTAAGTGTTTTTTTGACCGTTGGAAAAAAATCCCAATATATTATTTGTTAAATTTGAATGCATTGGCGCTATTGGACGACCCAATTTACAATCGGACAACACAATCTCGCCCCCTTGAAATGAACCCACGCGCGGTTGAATACCTTTCAGGTGTGGGGGTCCCACGGTAGACACGGCAGGTGAGGAGGCTTGACCGAAACACTTGAAGGGCGCTTGCTCCCCGGAGGAGTCGTCCGAAGCTCCGTTCTCTTTCTTTTGCTGCTCCTCGTACGAGCGGATAGACTGCAGGGCCAATTGTTTTCTGcacaaaaaacacaatttacCTTCATATTtccgcaaaattaaaaaaaaaaaaatggcgttaCCATGGCGACAAACGCCACACTTCCATTTCCCCTCATATACGCGCAGTAAATCCCCGCGTGTGAGTGTTCTGGTCATAAAAGCGAGGTAATTAATTAACCGTGCTCCAATCTCGCAGCAACTTTTTACAGCGTGGACTAGGCTGCCATGCTTATAGAgagcaacccccccacccccaccaacCCGAGGGTCAATTTTGACGCTTTGACGCGTTTTAATCCAGCTAacgggattattattttgttgttgttgtcgttgcAGCAGCAGCTCTGACTTACCTCTTTTCCCGTCGGCCGTTGCCAGTGTCACGGAAGCCTTTGGCGAAAGGGTTGTGATCGATTTTAAGCTGAGTTATCTGCAAaaaatacatatacatatataaaataaattaataaaaaggcGAGCGCTTTTTACGCTATTTAAAAGGAAGCATAGTTGTAGAATAAAACAGGCAAGCACAAAGGCGAGTTTCCCCTCGTGTGTGTAAATTACAATATTTACACGCCAAACTGCTCCAATGCGAAGACTTGTTGCCATTGAAGTGTGACTATTTTCCCCCTCATAAAAGACTGCAgttatgattttgttttaatATCGCCTATAAATGAATATGTGTCTTTGATTTCACATATCACCGCAGGGGGGAACACACACGTACACTAACGCGAGCACACAGCGTATAGTGTGACACGAAAAGCCTTTTCTATTTCTCCATTCATGCGCAGAGCGTTGCCcttcttcttttcttccttCCATTTCTCAACCTCCCccaacccctttttttttttgtgttgcgcaTGCAGAGAGAGCAAGAGCGAAAACGAGAGCGCGCGACCATGTGTGTGTCTGAATGTGTGTATGTGCCACTACTAAATCCCTTCCAcgtgatttaaatttttaaaaaagcatgCTAACCTGCATGTGCAACATTCTTCCCCACAGCAGGTCTTTCATTTTTTATGACAACAAAACGAATGGATGGGGCATGCAACAAGCGAAGGAGGGCGCGGGGCGGGGcgctgaatttatttatttatttatttggcgatttatttattaaattcttcttttttatttaccttGTCGTTCTGATACGCAGTCACCGCGATGAAGTCGGTCTCGGGGAACACGTACGTCCTAAAGGTGCTGTAGGGCAGCTTGAGGATGTCGTTGGCCCTCACGATGTGAAAGCGAGGCTGATATTTATGCATGGAGTTCAGAATGGTCTGTCAAACACACAATAGACAGCCCGAATTATGTATACACACCGCTCTCGTTATTAATCCGTCATCCtgtagggggggaaaaaatacccCGTTGCATTAAAAATGTATATCGCATAGTAGCAAGCGCTCGGGGTGAAACGTTCCTTTAAAAAAGTAATGCGTacattgtgtttttaaaatgatGTAACCACAATATTAGGAACAGCAGTAATGACTGGAAATGTAAAATAATCTTGTTAAATTAatacatgtcagatttttagatTCCCATAGCACTTATTAAACGTGTGTTTATGATTGTGTGTTTTGAGCGGGAGAACGTGCTACAAAAATAGTTTACTGATAATTTAGTGGCTATAGTgcaagtgtaaaaaaataagttaGTGGACTAAAAATTTCAAGACAACAAACTGATTAAATCTCAAGTTGAgcaattcaatttaaaaaaaaaatgttttgctgtTGTGAAAATGGGCTTTCCTGCAATTTCACAACAAGTAAGAGTTACCAGAACTTATTGTCCCTTAATCGTATCGTCTTCCAACTTTTTGCTAAAAACAACTCAGCAAATTGTTATGGGAACGAATAACTTGCTTGCTTTGTTGTGTTAACTAAAATGATTTCCATAAATGTCagtaatgtattttttaaaaagtttttcCCAACATCAATTATTgtccccccccctcaaaaaaaataaaaaaataaaatcaaattgaGTTTTGTAGTTTACAGTGTGGGTGTGAGCTTCTACTTTTTCCAAGTAGTTATTATATTCAAAGCCACGTGAACTAATTCTCATTAGATTGTGCCGGTTTGCTTAATAAAATGACTGGTGTGTGCTCCAAGGCGCTTAATCAATTAAATTAGTAGGAAAACACGTGAACTGATTCattagattattattttttttttttttgctgctgtgtCTAATATTGTGGTCCAAAACACATCCAACACCAAATTTGTTCATGCAGTATTCCAAATTGTATCTCAAATATCTTATCAACCGCGTGAttgtgcaaaataaataaataaataaaggtaagAAAATAGTAAAATGGACATACATTAGTGGAACTTACAAATCCATGCTTGTCAGAGATGTTGTTGGTGAGCTTGAGCTTGTGGAAGTTGACCACCTTGGACATCCATTGCTCCCCGGTGGCGGGGCTGTCCGGGTGGATGTACATCCTCTTCGGCATCTCGGGGTCGGCCTTGCCAGCCACCATCCAGCGCGAGTTGTGGAACTTGTACCTGCAGTCGTCGGCTGCCACGATATCCATCAGGAGAATGTACTTGGCCTTCTTGTCCAGGCCCGTGCACCTCACTTTGAAGGGGGGGAACATCCGCCTTGACGCCACAGCACATTTTCAGGCGAGGATTTAGTACCAAATAATACGTTTGGAttacaacacacaaaaaaagaggcTGCAGACCACATGTAAATATACGCTTTGCACGTACACAAGCGTCAAGTCAGCAGTCattattaaaaacacacacacacacgcacacagacacacacacacacaattgaaaGTGCGATCTGTTAGTGTAAAGTTTTAGCGAAATGAATGATGGGATTACGAGGAGAaaatctgtgtgtgcgtgtgtgtgtgtgtgcgtgtgtgtgtgtgtgtgtgtgtgtgtgtgtgtgtgtgtgtgtgtgcgcatgcgtgtAAATGTGTGTACACAAAGCTTTACAGGGGACTTAATTACTGCAGGACAACCCCCTTCCCTTTTTAATGCTACAGTACATTAAGATCGCTTATTTGTATTAATTGAATAATGTAAGTGCATGTTGTGCAGAAAGGTGTTAGTCTCTTACAAtcgaattttgttttttaaaatatttttaattttactaaaCTGTTGGGTAAAATAGTAAATGGGTAAAGAGGCACTAAATTTTCactcaactatttttttttgcacaaaacaaCCCCAAAAATACAAAACCTCCACTATCAGAAAATTGTTTTGTACTAAAATACACAAATTTGGTTAaactgtctcttttttttttataaatacataattgtgtgtgttatattttttttacatttacatttttgtgTTTGGTTTGTGTGAAAAAATTAATTGGGTCAAATGAATCCATATAGTTGCCTCTTTGACCCACAATTGAGATGTTACTGTTGTCCAAAATTTTTGTTTAATGTACATGCTGACCAACTAATTTTGCGGATGGTTTGTGAAAAGAttggggtcaaattgacccaagttGTGGTCTTTTTTGACCCAACTGTTTTTAGAGTTAACCCAGACCTACTACTCAGCTGGTTTCAAAGCGAGAAACTCCATGCAGTTTTCCCCAAACCCGAGTCTAGCTTCTCAATTTTTAAAGTCTACATTTCAAAGTAGCAGCGGAGCGAGCTTCACCTTCCAGATTTGGTGATCACCATCTCGGTGCCCCTCTTGTGGAAGAGCTCCCAAAGCTCCTTGGCTTCCAGGTGCACCTTGGGGTCGTCGTCCACCTCCTCCTCGGGCTCTAGGCTCTTGAGCGGCCGAAGGTGCGCGGCGGCAGCGGCTGCCGCGGCGGCCTGGTGGCCCAGCGAGGAGAAGTGTAGCCCGGAGTCGGCCGCTCCCCCCATCAGCTGATCCATGATCGGCTTGCCCAGGGCGCCCGGCAGCGACAGCGAGCCGCTGGGGGGCAGCGCCAGAGCCGGAAAGAAGGGCGGCTGGTGGCCCAGCATGGCGCTCATGGCAAATTCCGGACCCCGGTGAGGTATAAACGGATGATATGCCATACTCGAGCCCTGGACGACTGGATCTCTCATCAGGAAGTTCATCCAAGTGCTTTGCAAGCAGTGCGGACGTCGGCTTGGAGTGTTTTGGACGCGATGCGAAATCAAAACGAGAGAGGAGAAGGAGGGGTGGGAAATGTTCAAGAAGAAGAAGCCCTCCTTCAAACTTGAAGCATCCGCCGAGCGTCCACTGCTCTTTTTTTCAGGGGAGGGAGTTGGGGGATTCAAAAATCAAAAGGCGAAGATGTTCCCCATGAAGAAAAGACACGCACGAACCGACTCGGGTGCGTCACTCGAGTTTACGGCGGTGCATTCTTCCTCTTCACTGCGTTGCCATTCCCGGTTTCAAGGAGATAcacgaaaaaaaagaagaggagaaACAAAAAGCGCGTTCCCCCTGGCTGGTTTTGTCGGCGttgctgtgtttttcttttttttttttttttgtggaattgTCCCCCTCCTCGCAGCTTCCCGAGTCCTGCCTCGACTGGCTCCGCTCTCCCTCGCGTCTctttacgcacgcacgcacacacacgccggGCGTCCCCTCGCCTTCACGCGCATTTCTGGGAAGGACGTGTGCGGAGAAACAAGTCGTCCACCGAGCTCGACagaagagagagaggaagaagaagaagaagaggaggagagtggagggagagagagagaaagagagtgtGGTAAGGTCCCAGCTCCGTGATTTTCCTAGCGCCTTCTGTGGCCCACGGGGCTCCACGCAGGATGGATGTGTTGCAGCGACTCCCTTTGATTGGCTCTTTGACGCTTTCGGACCAATTGTGAGGCACCAAGGGGGCGTGGTTTTAACAGGTCCGGGTGGAGGGGATCAGGCTCGAGTCTTATAAAAAGGTGTTTGGAAAACGGCAAAAAGgagaaaggaggaaaaaaaaaagaaaaggagtttaaaaaaagaaaaaaggctttGCATGTGAAGCGCCATCCCAAGCTTCTGTCACAGTCAGTCAATCAGTCGCTCCGTGTGGTGTGAATATGTCAACAAGCAGCTCCGTGAGGCGTAGCGGGACGAGCGCGGCGAGCCAAGCCGGTGCAGCGACGCTCTCGCCCGGCTTGGTTGTTCGCGCGTAGCCGCTCGGGAGGGCTTTTGAGAATTTTGACAGGCAAACACGGCCGATCCTACGGTGACTCCATCGGTGTATTTTTGCACAATTTAGGAGCATTTGCGCGGTTGTCCGATTGCTTGTCCAGCGATTTAATACACACATCATTTCCTGTTTGATCCTCGGGTGGTAAGAGCCGGACAAATAAGACCGGTAGGCGGGAAGAGGCGctatgtgtatatttttttaattttgcatacGCATGTCATCTCCATCTCtgattcatttaaaaatatttccagtgtgacatttttaatttttaaaaccaACAATTGAATGTTATAAAGCAAAGCGATGTGACATGACAGCTCATGGGAGGATGGTGCTCAGCAGTGCGTGTCTTATCATCTCTGGCATCAAAACAGCAACAGATATTGTgaatcataaccaatcaattgtGCAGGCAAATATAGAACACTTCCCGGCACAAGCGCACCATGCAGGCAACAATTCAATTTCAAGCTGCGCACATCTAGTGTGGCAGTTAAACGCATCCGCCAGAGATGCGAGTATTATAATAATCCTTTTTTATTGTCGTTGCGTGTTATCCGCATGCAAATGTTCCGCTTATGTGGTGTTATTAAGCGCGTCTGTCGTCATCTTTTCTGCTACACTGACAGTCGTCTGCAGATTTAATACTTTGAAAGGTTTAAGCCATGCGCGGATATGAATAGAGCTT from the Syngnathus scovelli strain Florida chromosome 13, RoL_Ssco_1.2, whole genome shotgun sequence genome contains:
- the tbx3a gene encoding T-box transcription factor TBX3a isoform X2, whose translation is MNFLMRDPVVQGSSMAYHPFIPHRGPEFAMSAMLGHQPPFFPALALPPSGSLSLPGALGKPIMDQLMGGAADSGLHFSSLGHQAAAAAAAAAHLRPLKSLEPEEEVDDDPKVHLEAKELWELFHKRGTEMVITKSGRRMFPPFKVRCTGLDKKAKYILLMDIVAADDCRYKFHNSRWMVAGKADPEMPKRMYIHPDSPATGEQWMSKVVNFHKLKLTNNISDKHGFTILNSMHKYQPRFHIVRANDILKLPYSTFRTYVFPETDFIAVTAYQNDKITQLKIDHNPFAKGFRDTGNGRREKRKQLALQSIRSYEEQQKKENGASDDSSGEQAPFKCFGQASSPAVSTVGPPHLKDFCDSDEDSDDESKDGHVKDGPDSNKISTTTEDAKEHDTSPAKGHLFGGGGVLGGDPPGRTRDVGSPRTDRGRADSRQSPITVISSTTRSGEDVKSPSLDPAKEDDCRPPGKDAFAPLNVQTEGPHMGPHSHMPNFGFAGGLTGQQFFNHLGSAHPFLLHPSQFNMGGAFSNMAAGMGPLLAAVSTGGVSTMDTSSMASSPQSLAGASGLPFHLQQHVLASQGLAMSPFGSLFPYPYTYMAAAAAASSAAAASSSSSPSVHRHAFLNAVRPRLRYNPYSLPMTVPDSTLLSTAAAAAASASALAPLGAELKGDVLVPASPASAQLDSSTSEVTSRSVSPKIGADKEGANELQSIQRLVSGLDSNQDRSRSGSP
- the tbx3a gene encoding T-box transcription factor TBX3a isoform X1, with the protein product MNFLMRDPVVQGSSMAYHPFIPHRGPEFAMSAMLGHQPPFFPALALPPSGSLSLPGALGKPIMDQLMGGAADSGLHFSSLGHQAAAAAAAAAHLRPLKSLEPEEEVDDDPKVHLEAKELWELFHKRGTEMVITKSGRRMFPPFKVRCTGLDKKAKYILLMDIVAADDCRYKFHNSRWMVAGKADPEMPKRMYIHPDSPATGEQWMSKVVNFHKLKLTNNISDKHGFVSSTNTILNSMHKYQPRFHIVRANDILKLPYSTFRTYVFPETDFIAVTAYQNDKITQLKIDHNPFAKGFRDTGNGRREKRKQLALQSIRSYEEQQKKENGASDDSSGEQAPFKCFGQASSPAVSTVGPPHLKDFCDSDEDSDDESKDGHVKDGPDSNKISTTTEDAKEHDTSPAKGHLFGGGGVLGGDPPGRTRDVGSPRTDRGRADSRQSPITVISSTTRSGEDVKSPSLDPAKEDDCRPPGKDAFAPLNVQTEGPHMGPHSHMPNFGFAGGLTGQQFFNHLGSAHPFLLHPSQFNMGGAFSNMAAGMGPLLAAVSTGGVSTMDTSSMASSPQSLAGASGLPFHLQQHVLASQGLAMSPFGSLFPYPYTYMAAAAAASSAAAASSSSSPSVHRHAFLNAVRPRLRYNPYSLPMTVPDSTLLSTAAAAAASASALAPLGAELKGDVLVPASPASAQLDSSTSEVTSRSVSPKIGADKEGANELQSIQRLVSGLDSNQDRSRSGSP
- the LOC125979912 gene encoding uncharacterized protein isoform X2 encodes the protein MFKKKKPSFKLEASAERPLLFFSGEGVGGFKNQKAKMFPMKKRHARTDSGASLEFTAVHSSSSLRCHSRFQGDTRKKRRGETKSAFPLAGFVGVAVFFFFFFFCGIVPLLAASRVLPRLAPLSLASLYARTHTHAGRPLAFTRISGKDVCGETSRPPSSTEEREEEEEEEEESGGRERERECVRTDPGGATRYHAGKMTKFRARPSHPPPAAGRPVGRGINGIPSGYEAGRAHALANEPYDWTSSTTAEAFMQIDEAAGQRHPCPLTSSGGLPKARSLPPSVHRRRSSLSRPDPFLPAEV
- the LOC125979912 gene encoding uncharacterized protein isoform X1, with product MFKKKKPSFKLEASAERPLLFFSGEGVGGFKNQKAKMFPMKKRHARTDSGASLEFTAVHSSSSLRCHSRFQGDTRKKRRGETKSAFPLAGFVGVAVFFFFFFFCGIVPLLAASRVLPRLAPLSLASLYARTHTHAGRPLAFTRISGKDVCGETSRPPSSTEEREEEEEEEEESGGRERERECVRTDPGGATRYHAGKMTKFRARPSHPPPAAGRPVGRGINGIPSGYEAGRAHALANEPYDWTSSTTAEAFMQIDEGPVFPVLIPSSQRRCEMGSAAPAGRRPFHTAASQRAVGDPGDVPFASVSSQSDVNGGGEEQTHQSGGWKRGRPCEQ